The window GACGTAGTTCACAACAAACGACAATATCAAGCCAACCAGCACATTCTGTTTATTCATAGAGTGCCACCTTCAACCGGGAGAACGATGGGCACCGCAGAAGCTCCTCGATGCCGCTGGACACGCCACTTGGAAACGGCGCGGATCAGCTTGTCGGCCCTAGCCGTCATCAGTTCAGTTTGAAAGAGTATGGTCAGGCACAAAAACTCGAGTAGCGGCAACTCCCAAACGGCCAGACTACCTGGATCAACCATTTCCCAATAGTTTAGCGCATAAGCTATAGCTGTACCGCTGACATACTGGAGTAGGTAGGCCAGCCAAAACTTGCGCGAGATTGCCAGGTCACTCACACGCCGCACCCAACCTTGAAGCGATAGCCGCGCCTGCACGCGTGGATCAAAAGAACAGCGGATCAAGAAGAGGGGCCAAACGAAATGGCTCCAAAAAATGACCGGTGCCTGCCGATAGGCGTCGCAGCTGAAGTAGGGGCCACCTCTGATGTGAAAATAGGCCCCTAATTGAGGCACCGTAGCTACCAGGATCACAGTCCAGGCGACAGCCTCCTGACGGTTTACGCATAACGACGCCATTTGCCCAGCGTCACGAAGCCTCCGGATCTCAGCCCCCATCCAATAGCCAAACCAGACGAGACCAGTCCACGGAAGGAGCGGCCATTCGGATACCTCACGCATGTCGCAGCTAGCAACACCGACGATGTTTTTCAAAGCCTCCTGGACGGGGCTTGCGTAGTCAGCATGCAGATACGGAGCCAGTTGCCAAAATGGCAACCACAGCATGAGATATCCCAGGACGCCCAAGATGCGCACCGCTCCAGTACCTAAAGCAGCTTCAGCAGCCATCACCGTACTAATGCCCGCAAAAATAAGTCCAAAAACATCCCAGGAAATGCCCCAGGGACTGTGCATTTGCAGGCTCAGCACTAACCATCCCAGGGCCAAAACGCCAAAAAGCTTCCACCGCCCAGATCCCGCTTTTTTGTTTAATGACAGGAGCAATGTGGAGAGGAAAGCGATGATGAAACCGCTCTGAGCACCAACACGCAGTAACCAAATCACAACCCAAATAATCCGGCTCTCATCAACATAATGCGGGGGCTCAGGATCGCCAAAATAAAAAAGCCCGAAATGAAACAACATGATGCAGAGAAAGCAAACAAGACGAATCAGATCTAGACCGTACCACCGCACTGGAGTTGAGCTGGAGTTCAAGCTGAGGCTCCTTAATCCGATTTTACGCTACATGATAGCATGAGACGCCAAGGCTTGCTGCCCAAACACAGACTAAAAACCCTATGTTTAGGGCACAATGCCTTCTTGAAGGATCATCATCATTGGACTCGCTGCTAGCGACGCAGGTGAGTTACCAGGCTCACCCTGTGGGACATGCCCGTCAAAATAGTCGGACCAAAAATCCCACATCTTACGGTAGTCCATGCTCACTGGTGGTATAGGCTCGCGCAAAATATGATTCAGCGTCTTCTGAATCATCTCCGAACAATACAGTAGCTCAAGTCCGTCCGTAGCTACATTGTCCCACAGATAAGCGTCATCAAACGCACGGCCACGCATCTTTTTATCGAAGTAGCTCTGCATCTTTTGCATCAAATCTTGATAGCGCAGCGGATCGGCAGCACTCAGGAGATGCAATTCTCTAGGCCGCAGTATGGCATAGCGTTGCCCACTCCTCCCCTGTCCCAGGAATTCCTGGAGAGACAGAGTGTCTGTGGTGCCAAGGGCCTGAGCAACCATCACATAAGCGTCGCGATAGTTAGCGCCCTCAGCAGAACGTACGACATCGAGGACTAAACCCGAGTGATTGAAAGGGCTATCGGTCGTCCGGCTAATAGCCTTGCAGACGTAGCAATCTAGAGATAGCAAGATGACGTCGCCAGATTGAAGTGGGAAATCTGGAAGCGCATAAACTTTGCCACCGACCACTGCACTCACAAATAACGACCATAAAAACGCGACCAACCTCAATCGTTCCCTCATCCTGGATCCTTAAATCTCACGTGCGTCTCGCCCACGAAAAGATCGGCGTCGAGGTACACACGGCAGGTGAGGGCGCGCACAGCCATGGGATTGAGCATGTGTTTTTTACATGAATAGGTACGAAAGCCGCGTTCATTGTGCTGTCTCACACCCTGTGCATTCGGCTCTGGGCTGCGTATAGCTGATAACGCAATACGGTCTACCACTTGGTCATTGATGAGCCACTCGTGCGTCACCACAGCCGCCACACCACTAGGCGAAACTATGGGCGTATAGCAGCAAATCGACTGACCTGCGTCCCACGCCGTCATCAGCTTGGCATGATCTTCGTCCCTATTCCAAGCTTCACGCAATTTGTACGCACTTATCTCCACGCCGATAGCTTGATCTCTCAGCCAAATAGAAAGCAGAGGCAACCGCAATCGACTGTGCATCATGGTTTCTGCCACAATTAAACTTACCGCTAAGAGAGGCGGCCCGGCATGGTACCAGCGTCGTCTGTGCCACCCCATAACGAGATCCCACGGCAAAGTTGCCACGACGGCGGTCGCTGCCAGCACAGGATAAAAATACTGGAGATTCTCTGGCATCAATACGGGAAAGGCAAAGGCAACGGCAATCACAGCGCTAAAGGCACGAATGATGGCCATACACCAGGAGAGCTTCGCAACTTTATTCCACCATGGATCGACTAAACTAATTGCCGCCAACACCACTGTGAGCCCGAGGGAAAACCAAGCCCTAGCTAGAAATAGGAGGGGGATACAAAACATCGTGATGTATTGAGCAGCATACTGGGTGCCGAAGTTTGCCACACCGCTGACCAAGGCTGGTTTTTTAACGAGGAGCCCCCGTAGACCCTTGGGCGGCGCCTCAGCCCGCGCGGCAAGCCGTGCCTCATAAGCGACAAACACCCTAAAAATCACCGAAATCAGCACAAACAGCCCAAGGTAAGACAGCAACGCGCGCGAATGCTCATAGTCCCGCTTAAGCAAAATCCCCGAGACCAGCCCCCACAAAAATGAGAGCCCCGTCAGCACCCAAGAAATACGAGTGCCGTGATGATCCTGGAGCTTGCGGATGCGTTCGATTGTCTTTTGCGTAATGGTCGCCGTCACCTTTACCACTTCCAACCGGCGCCCCGAGTCACGCCGCAATCACTGCAGATCGCCCACCACTTCACCGACGAGGTCGTAGGCGTGAGTTTCCGTTATCTTGACCATCTGAATCTGGCCCGCTTTGACGGGACCGTCTCCGATGTAGACCAGACCATCTACTTCAGGCGCCTGAATAGCCAATCTACCTTGCCATACTAACTCGTGATCTGCGCTTGGTCCCTCAACCAAAACTGGCAATACTTGACCAGCGTAGCTGCGAAGCAGGTCTTCGGAAATATCTTTTTGCGCCGCCATGACGGCAGCAAGTCTAGCCTGCTTGACGTCGTCTGGTACCTGGTCGCTCATGCGACCAGCGACTGTGCCCTCTTCTTGGGAGTAAGCAAAACATCCCAAGTGGCGAAACTTCTGCTCAGACACAAATGCGAGCAGCTCATCAAAGTCGGCTTCGGTTTCACCCGGAAATCCGACCATGACGGAAGTGCGGATCGCCACACCGGGAACACGCTCGCGCACGCGCGCCAGGATCTCGCGCAGCTGCTGCCGATTAACGTCGCGGTTCATCCGTTTCAAAACGTTGTCGCTAGCATGCTGAACGGGGATGTCCAGATACTTGACGATCTTTGGCTCACTAGCGAAGAAGTCGAGGAATTCGTCACTAATGTACTCAGGGTACACATAAAGGCACCGGATCCACCGGAGACCGGGAATAGCAACTAAAGCGCGCAACAGCGGCAACAACTCGTCCGTACCACGATCACGCCCAAATGCGGCGAGATCCTGGGCAATCAAATTGACCTCGATGACGCCGTCTTCGACCAGCTTTTCCACCTCTTTGACAACCGAGCTGATCGGACGAGAGCGCAGGCGACCACGGATAGCCGGAATAATGCAGAACGAGCAGTTATGCTGACAACCCTCAGCCACCTTCACGTAGGCTGAATGCTTAGCCAGAGTGTTCACACGTGGCATATCCTCGTTATACAGATAGTGCGTGCGCTTCGCGTGAACCGTACCCTGCGACGAGGGATCGTCCAGCAGTTTACCAATCTTCGTAAACTCGTCGGTGCCGATGAAAAGGTCTACCTCGGGCAGACCTTTGGCGAGTTGTGTTTTATAGCGCTGCGTCAAGCACCCAGTCACGACCACTTTGAGATCGGGCTTGTCACTCTTGAGCTCCGCAGCTTTCAAGATGGTGTCGATGCTCTCTTCTTTAGCGGCAGCAATAAACCCGCAGGTGTTGATGATGATAGCATCGGCGGCCTTAGGCTCCTCAGTCGACTGCCATCCGGTTCCGAGCATCGTGCCCAACATCACCTCGGAGTCGACGCGATTACGGGCGCAGCCTAGCGAGATCAGGTGGACCTTACGGACGGGTTGGGTTACAGCTTCCATGAGGTGATAGACTCCATCGTTTTACTTTAATAAAGCGACGTGCCTATTATCATAAAATAGCTTAAAATTCAAAAAAGCCCGTTTTCATCAACCTAATCAGGTATTTGTGAGGTTTTATGACTGGCTTAGTGGCAATCAACGGAACCGTCAGCACTCCCGAAGCTGCAGTCGTCCCTGCCCTCGACCGAGGCCTCCTTTATGGCGACGGCGTCTTCGAGGTGCTCGTGGCCTTTGGTGAGACGATCCTTGACCTCGAACCTCACCTCGCCCGGTTGCGCTCATCGGCCGCGGCTTTGGAGTTTGAAATCCCCTGGAGCGATGCTGAGCTATCGTTTGAGCTGGCAGAGCTCGTGAGGCAAGTACCAGCCGCTAAGAAGTACATCCGCCTCGCGGTGACCCGAGGCACGGGACTCA of the Deltaproteobacteria bacterium genome contains:
- the rimO gene encoding 30S ribosomal protein S12 methylthiotransferase RimO; its protein translation is MEAVTQPVRKVHLISLGCARNRVDSEVMLGTMLGTGWQSTEEPKAADAIIINTCGFIAAAKEESIDTILKAAELKSDKPDLKVVVTGCLTQRYKTQLAKGLPEVDLFIGTDEFTKIGKLLDDPSSQGTVHAKRTHYLYNEDMPRVNTLAKHSAYVKVAEGCQHNCSFCIIPAIRGRLRSRPISSVVKEVEKLVEDGVIEVNLIAQDLAAFGRDRGTDELLPLLRALVAIPGLRWIRCLYVYPEYISDEFLDFFASEPKIVKYLDIPVQHASDNVLKRMNRDVNRQQLREILARVRERVPGVAIRTSVMVGFPGETEADFDELLAFVSEQKFRHLGCFAYSQEEGTVAGRMSDQVPDDVKQARLAAVMAAQKDISEDLLRSYAGQVLPVLVEGPSADHELVWQGRLAIQAPEVDGLVYIGDGPVKAGQIQMVKITETHAYDLVGEVVGDLQ